The DNA sequence CGCACGAAGAACCCCGACTCGGGGATGAACTACGGCGTGGACAACCCGAGCCCCTGCGTCAAGGCGGCCCTGGAGAGCATCCCCGACGGTCCGCCGGCAAGCTATGCAGGACTGGTCGACTCGCATCCGTACGCGGTCGCCGCAGTCGGCAAGCACTCGTGGGTGGTGGCCGATGCCGGCGGCAACGACCTGCTCAAGGTGGACCGCCGGGGGCACATCTCGACGCTGGCCATTCTGCCTCGGCACCCGCTGAAGATCACCAAGGAGATCGCCGCCGGACTGCACATGCCGGACTGCGTTATCGGTGTGACCTACAACTTCGAGGCGGTGCCGACCGATGTGGAGGTGGGACCCGGCGGCTGGCTGTACGTCAGCACGTTGGCCGGGGGACCGGAGGATCCCAGCCTGGGAGCCCGCAGCAAGGTGTTCAAGGTGAACCCCTGGAACGGTCATGTGACCCAGATCGGGTCAGGCTTCCTGGGTGCCACCGACCTGGCCCTCGGTCGGGACGGCCGGATCTACGTCGCCGAGCTGTTCGGCGGCCGGATCTCGGTGCTCGACCACGGCAAGCGCCGGACCTACGTCGACCTGCCGAACGCCCTCTCGGTGGAGTCCGGACACGACGGTCTGTGGGCCGGCACGATGGCCGAGATGGGACCTGAGGGTCCGGTTGGTAACGGGTCGATCGTGCACATCACGCGACGCTGACCTGTCGACTATCACGAGTGGGGCCCACGGCGAGCGCCGTGGGCCCTCTCGGTCTGTTGGGAAGATCAACTTCCTTCGCCGATTGCTGGACGCGACCCCATCTGCTGACTCCGGTGCCCTGAGCTTTCCCCGGTTTTGAGCCTCGCTGCGTGCCCTGAGCTTGTCGAAGGGCGTTGAGCGCTGCGTGCCCTGAGCTTGTCGAAGGGTGTTGAGCGCTGCGTGCCCTGAGCTTGTCGAAGGCCTCGATCCTCACTACGTGCCCTGAGCTTGTCGAAGGGCGTTGATCGCAGGCTTGGGGTCTCTTGCGTCGGGAGCCCTTCG is a window from the Microlunatus panaciterrae genome containing:
- a CDS encoding ScyD/ScyE family protein, with amino-acid sequence MRKKMLGAAAVATTALFATMSVPASAHGQYDPYQPQVHVVNTQVIAPFSLALSKRHVYVADGGTSLVSRLSGGTLKTVAEGPQPGEVAGLDVTRSGRSLAYTSTNYATGDTALNIYGPRGSRTTADLSTYERTKNPDSGMNYGVDNPSPCVKAALESIPDGPPASYAGLVDSHPYAVAAVGKHSWVVADAGGNDLLKVDRRGHISTLAILPRHPLKITKEIAAGLHMPDCVIGVTYNFEAVPTDVEVGPGGWLYVSTLAGGPEDPSLGARSKVFKVNPWNGHVTQIGSGFLGATDLALGRDGRIYVAELFGGRISVLDHGKRRTYVDLPNALSVESGHDGLWAGTMAEMGPEGPVGNGSIVHITRR